From Methanobacterium congolense, one genomic window encodes:
- a CDS encoding DUF116 domain-containing protein produces MAMYEFYQIFGQIVFILGILILVLLSVTLVLGKLLIKENKLVFPRLLLFTIDMFYGIFKRFAEIVGVDAKIVDQIGIEVRNKLNERIFQKIKPEEKILVLPHCLRSQDCEAKLGESGLICQNCNRCVIGVLKKKAEEIGYGVYIIPGSTFLKNIVKKNDFKAFVGVACYQDLNLSMMQLSKFHCQGVPLLRDGCVNTKVDVKAVLAKMGAEIKSGSEKLSEGSPCSKNPSRKSL; encoded by the coding sequence ATGGCAATGTATGAATTTTACCAGATATTTGGGCAGATAGTTTTCATTCTCGGAATCTTGATACTGGTTCTGCTCTCGGTTACACTCGTTCTTGGAAAACTTCTGATTAAGGAAAACAAGTTAGTCTTCCCAAGACTGCTCCTTTTCACCATAGACATGTTCTATGGCATATTCAAACGGTTCGCTGAAATCGTTGGTGTCGATGCCAAGATCGTGGATCAGATAGGTATAGAAGTTAGGAACAAATTGAACGAAAGAATATTCCAGAAGATCAAACCCGAGGAGAAGATCCTCGTACTTCCACACTGCCTCAGAAGTCAGGACTGTGAGGCCAAACTCGGAGAGTCTGGATTGATCTGTCAAAACTGCAACCGCTGCGTTATAGGTGTTCTCAAGAAAAAAGCCGAAGAAATAGGCTATGGAGTTTACATAATCCCAGGATCAACGTTTTTAAAGAACATCGTTAAGAAGAACGATTTCAAGGCATTCGTGGGCGTTGCCTGTTACCAGGATCTGAACCTCTCCATGATGCAGCTTTCGAAGTTCCACTGTCAGGGAGTTCCACTTCTAAGGGACGGCTGTGTCAACACCAAAGTGGATGTTAAAGCTGTTCTTGCAAAGATGGGCGCAGAGATTAAAAGTGGGTCTGAAAAACTCTCAGAGGGAAGCCCCTGCAGCAAGAATCCAAGTAGGAAATCACTTTAA
- a CDS encoding 30S ribosomal protein S3ae, which translates to MAKARRRRVRDTWKEKQWYKIVTPKEFGDIEIGSTPSRDPDMLLKRTVEATMRELAGDFSKQYVKLAFQVNNVAGDTANTKFIGHKVTTDYVRSMIRRGTSRIDTITNVTTKDGQTFKVHILAITIKRAKSSQQKFIRETMEKLIQDAAVDRSFPDFIEGVVSGKVASHIYHEAKKIYPLKRVEIIKTRVVE; encoded by the coding sequence ATGGCTAAAGCAAGACGTCGAAGAGTACGTGATACATGGAAAGAAAAACAGTGGTATAAGATAGTAACTCCTAAAGAATTTGGAGATATTGAAATTGGTTCAACCCCTTCAAGAGACCCGGACATGCTCCTTAAAAGGACTGTTGAGGCAACCATGAGGGAGCTTGCAGGTGACTTCAGCAAGCAGTACGTAAAACTCGCATTCCAGGTGAACAACGTTGCAGGTGACACAGCAAACACCAAGTTCATAGGACACAAGGTTACAACCGACTACGTAAGAAGTATGATACGCAGGGGAACAAGTAGAATAGACACAATAACCAACGTCACAACCAAGGACGGACAGACCTTCAAGGTTCACATCCTGGCAATAACCATCAAAAGGGCTAAATCTTCCCAGCAGAAATTCATAAGGGAAACCATGGAAAAACTGATTCAAGATGCAGCTGTAGACAGATCATTCCCTGACTTCATTGAAGGAGTTGTATCTGGTAAGGTAGCATCCCACATCTACCACGAGGCAAAGAAGATCTACCCACTAAAACGTGTTGAAATCATTAAAACCAGGGTAGTCGAATAA
- a CDS encoding DUF2178 domain-containing protein, with protein MNLKKIGKILMIVSLFTTGLWIVGLLMGNITLIGLAILFMAVIIIAVYIHRDKLEEMFKMGEGVREDERTQLINDKAANMTLGVVIAVTMWIAIVLVTLRASFPQYTQIGYTLFAVAAFTLVIYVVASTYYRSKY; from the coding sequence ATGAATCTGAAAAAAATTGGAAAAATATTGATGATAGTTTCCCTATTCACAACTGGACTGTGGATAGTTGGCCTTTTAATGGGAAATATAACTCTTATTGGACTGGCTATACTTTTTATGGCTGTAATAATCATTGCAGTATACATCCACAGGGATAAACTGGAAGAAATGTTCAAAATGGGGGAGGGTGTTCGTGAAGATGAAAGAACCCAGCTGATAAATGATAAAGCAGCAAATATGACTCTTGGAGTAGTAATTGCAGTTACAATGTGGATTGCAATAGTTCTGGTTACATTAAGGGCCAGTTTTCCTCAATATACTCAAATAGGTTACACCCTATTTGCGGTGGCTGCTTTCACCCTTGTAATATACGTTGTAGCTTCCACATACTACCGTAGCAAATATTAA
- a CDS encoding VWA domain-containing protein, producing MRPLKNFIFPFSAIVGQENVKKALILNAINPSIGGVLIKGDKGTGKTTAVRALADLLPSLKVVKGCPFNCDPEDPDSLCESCRSGDFEVEEKKMRVVELPLGSTEDRVVGSINIEKALKEGSKALEPGILADANRNILYVDEINLLDDNLVDVLLDAAAYGVNIVEREGISIAHPSRFILVGTMNPAEGELRPQLSDRIGLHISVHSIMDLEKRVKIMERREEFERDPAAFRDKFQEKQREVLDSIVTARKLLGNVKISKDLMKVIAHICMDMGVDGHRADIAILKTAKTVAAYQNMDEVNQEHVEEAALLVLGERFHKSSQGPEKIKEKVQKAVSDISEDKKQETGQNQQNSSEGKKRGMKLKSLEKEDEKVEADEEGADLKKLLKMKGKKKRRLYGKRVDSKTQKGKYVKSKLPKDAAGDIAIDATLRAAALKSSGDRPKGTMGALKVESDDLRHKVRKHGARASIVLVVDISGSMFTERKANRIKGILNRVIEDANRHHDKISVVGFKGEDAEIIIPTTRRAGSFKEQIDAITVGGTTPLASGLEKGFEILKKEKTRDEYVPMMLVMTDGMPNVAIEEGPTKDALNIAGALKENEIHTIVINFERSVKYGRNMNMELALASGGRYYDLEELRNPEDVVPEILRNERREL from the coding sequence GTGAGACCATTGAAAAACTTTATTTTCCCATTTTCAGCAATTGTCGGTCAGGAAAATGTTAAAAAAGCCTTAATACTCAATGCCATAAATCCAAGTATCGGTGGAGTACTCATAAAGGGGGACAAGGGAACAGGTAAAACAACGGCAGTAAGAGCCCTAGCAGACCTTCTACCCTCTCTTAAGGTCGTGAAGGGATGTCCATTTAACTGCGACCCTGAGGATCCAGATTCCCTCTGTGAATCCTGCAGATCCGGGGACTTCGAGGTTGAAGAGAAAAAAATGCGTGTGGTTGAGTTACCCCTTGGATCAACGGAGGACAGGGTTGTTGGATCCATAAACATAGAAAAAGCACTTAAAGAAGGATCAAAGGCCCTAGAACCTGGAATCCTTGCAGATGCAAACAGGAACATCCTCTACGTTGATGAAATAAACCTCCTGGACGACAACCTGGTTGATGTGCTCCTTGATGCAGCGGCCTACGGTGTAAACATAGTTGAAAGGGAGGGAATATCCATAGCCCATCCCTCCAGGTTTATACTGGTTGGAACAATGAACCCTGCTGAGGGAGAACTCAGACCTCAGCTTTCCGACAGGATAGGTCTTCACATATCGGTCCACAGTATAATGGACCTTGAAAAGCGCGTCAAGATAATGGAAAGACGGGAAGAATTTGAAAGGGACCCTGCAGCCTTCAGGGACAAATTTCAGGAAAAACAGAGGGAAGTACTGGATTCGATAGTAACCGCCAGGAAGTTACTGGGTAACGTAAAGATTTCAAAGGATCTCATGAAGGTTATAGCCCACATCTGTATGGATATGGGTGTTGATGGACACCGGGCGGATATAGCAATACTTAAAACAGCAAAGACAGTTGCAGCCTATCAGAACATGGATGAAGTGAATCAGGAACATGTTGAGGAAGCTGCACTCCTTGTTCTTGGGGAAAGATTCCACAAATCCTCACAGGGACCTGAAAAGATAAAGGAAAAGGTTCAAAAGGCAGTTTCAGATATCTCTGAGGACAAGAAGCAGGAAACTGGCCAAAATCAGCAGAACTCCTCAGAGGGTAAAAAAAGGGGTATGAAACTCAAAAGCCTTGAGAAAGAGGATGAAAAGGTTGAAGCTGATGAAGAGGGGGCTGATCTAAAAAAATTGCTGAAGATGAAGGGGAAAAAGAAAAGGAGGCTTTACGGTAAGCGGGTTGATTCAAAGACCCAGAAAGGAAAGTACGTAAAGAGCAAGCTTCCGAAGGATGCTGCAGGGGACATTGCCATAGATGCAACCTTGAGGGCTGCAGCACTGAAATCCTCAGGTGACAGACCAAAGGGGACAATGGGTGCATTGAAGGTTGAAAGTGATGATCTGAGGCACAAGGTTCGAAAACATGGTGCAAGGGCATCCATAGTTCTTGTTGTGGATATCAGCGGATCCATGTTCACAGAAAGGAAGGCCAACAGGATTAAAGGAATCCTGAACAGGGTTATAGAGGATGCCAATCGTCACCACGACAAGATAAGCGTTGTGGGATTCAAGGGGGAAGATGCAGAGATCATAATTCCAACAACGCGAAGGGCAGGTTCTTTCAAGGAACAAATTGATGCTATAACCGTTGGTGGGACAACCCCCCTTGCATCTGGCCTTGAGAAGGGATTTGAAATCCTAAAGAAGGAGAAGACAAGGGATGAGTACGTTCCTATGATGCTCGTCATGACCGATGGTATGCCCAACGTTGCAATTGAGGAAGGGCCAACCAAAGATGCCCTCAACATTGCAGGTGCCCTCAAGGAGAACGAAATCCACACCATAGTCATCAACTTTGAAAGATCGGTTAAGTACGGCAGGAACATGAACATGGAACTGGCACTGGCATCTGGAGGCCGCTACTACGACCTGGAAGAACTAAGAAATCCTGAGGATGTTGTTCCAGAGATACTCCGTAATGAGAGAAGGGAACTTTAG
- a CDS encoding NifB/NifX family molybdenum-iron cluster-binding protein, protein MRIAVAASDDEKYAEHFGRAQKFLIYDFDEENLEFMEIRESLKVPGEKHQWGKSLDVLKDCDVVICAQIGINAKPGLKKMGKTVVEDEGTVEEVLERFRKHQIFLSKPLKF, encoded by the coding sequence ATGAGAATAGCTGTTGCTGCATCAGACGATGAAAAATACGCAGAACATTTTGGTAGGGCACAGAAGTTCTTAATATACGATTTTGATGAAGAAAACCTTGAATTTATGGAAATAAGGGAATCTTTAAAGGTTCCTGGAGAAAAACATCAGTGGGGAAAATCTTTAGATGTGCTGAAAGATTGTGATGTTGTTATATGTGCTCAGATCGGTATAAATGCCAAACCCGGACTCAAAAAAATGGGTAAAACTGTTGTTGAAGATGAAGGAACCGTTGAAGAAGTTCTTGAAAGGTTCCGCAAGCATCAGATATTCCTGAGTAAGCCCCTTAAATTTTGA
- a CDS encoding flavodoxin family protein — protein MTKVLLICASPRKNGNTSQVLEACADVIEENGLETETVYLKGEKIESCRACGRCARIHKCKIEDGLNEIIDKIRDSEGLIVGTPVYFGTARGDLMAALQRIGYVSMNSDNFLSWKVGGPVAVARRGGHTSTIQELLMFYLINDMIIPGSTYWNMVFGLEKGEALDDDEGIRTIKRFGENVANLIKKIN, from the coding sequence ATGACAAAGGTTCTTTTGATATGTGCAAGTCCGCGTAAAAATGGTAACACATCCCAGGTTCTGGAGGCCTGTGCAGACGTGATTGAGGAAAATGGATTGGAAACTGAAACTGTGTATCTGAAGGGTGAAAAGATTGAATCCTGCAGGGCATGTGGAAGATGTGCCAGAATACACAAGTGCAAGATAGAAGACGGCCTGAATGAAATCATAGACAAGATCAGAGATTCAGAGGGTTTGATAGTTGGCACCCCAGTTTACTTCGGAACTGCCCGCGGCGACCTCATGGCAGCACTTCAGCGTATTGGTTACGTTTCAATGAACAGTGACAACTTCCTATCATGGAAGGTAGGCGGCCCAGTTGCAGTTGCAAGGCGTGGCGGACATACAAGCACGATTCAGGAACTTCTGATGTTCTACCTCATAAATGACATGATAATTCCAGGATCAACCTACTGGAACATGGTCTTTGGACTGGAAAAGGGAGAAGCCCTTGATGATGATGAAGGGATCAGAACCATCAAAAGATTTGGGGAAAACGTTGCAAATCTCATAAAGAAGATAAACTAA
- a CDS encoding helix-turn-helix transcriptional regulator, producing the protein MKNKLKVFRAMNDITQEGLAEKLGVTRQTIIAIEKDKYDPSLSLAFKMARLFQVKIEDIFLYGEGE; encoded by the coding sequence ATGAAAAATAAACTGAAGGTTTTCAGGGCTATGAACGACATAACCCAGGAAGGACTTGCAGAGAAGCTTGGAGTAACCAGACAAACAATAATAGCAATAGAAAAGGATAAATACGACCCTTCACTGAGTTTAGCCTTTAAAATGGCCAGATTGTTCCAGGTTAAAATAGAGGACATTTTCCTGTACGGGGAGGGGGAGTGA
- a CDS encoding class I SAM-dependent DNA methyltransferase yields MGEKELYKKFAGYYDRIYENVDYRKEAEFIKWAIENHRECEGKKLLDVACGTGTHASILARDFQILGVDISKEMLNIAREKVSNARFIHGDMKELGLGETFDAVICMFSAIHYNTTYSELENTLQNFYNHLKEGGVVIFDFGLNKENWIEGLVSVDTVVEENLKLARICQSHLQGTLFDANFVFLVKENGKLDFDIDQHKLGVFEIEKTIGIMQKIGFETSIYADFSKKGWDIMAGERPVFVGVKQTRP; encoded by the coding sequence TTGGGTGAAAAAGAACTCTACAAAAAGTTTGCAGGTTACTACGATAGGATCTACGAAAATGTGGATTACAGGAAAGAAGCAGAGTTCATTAAATGGGCCATTGAAAACCACAGGGAGTGTGAAGGAAAAAAGCTCCTTGATGTTGCCTGTGGAACAGGTACACATGCATCCATACTTGCTCGAGATTTCCAGATACTTGGGGTGGACATAAGTAAGGAAATGTTGAATATAGCCCGCGAAAAGGTGTCAAATGCCAGGTTCATCCATGGAGATATGAAGGAACTGGGCCTTGGGGAGACGTTCGACGCAGTTATCTGCATGTTCTCAGCCATCCATTACAACACAACTTACAGCGAACTTGAAAACACCCTGCAAAATTTTTACAACCACCTGAAAGAAGGAGGAGTTGTTATATTCGATTTCGGTTTGAACAAGGAGAACTGGATTGAGGGCCTTGTGAGTGTGGACACCGTAGTTGAAGAAAACCTGAAACTTGCAAGGATATGTCAATCCCACCTTCAAGGTACTTTATTCGATGCAAATTTCGTCTTCCTTGTTAAGGAAAATGGAAAGCTGGACTTCGATATAGATCAACACAAATTGGGTGTTTTTGAGATAGAGAAAACCATTGGAATCATGCAAAAAATAGGGTTTGAGACAAGTATCTATGCTGATTTCTCCAAAAAAGGATGGGACATTATGGCAGGAGAAAGACCAGTTTTTGTAGGTGTGAAACAAACAAGACCATAA
- a CDS encoding CPBP family intramembrane glutamic endopeptidase produces MHVFKSSDDKINFLKLLLKVLFALIVIQVLRASLMSVLWFGVPHPPNDLVTFQIFNGLSFIMVGVILLFYFKPSLKELGLNWDDIKPKTRNLYILGVSLLIAMALIPYTFAWETDVLVLGIVFGLLTPAFEEFLFRGYIWNSIQGSVEMVNPQIITWLAVTILFSVWHIGYLDVFLIHPMGLTNLPMILVSKMAIGLILGAIVGFLRMKTGKTYASFLFHGFWNVFAP; encoded by the coding sequence ATGCACGTTTTCAAATCATCCGATGATAAAATAAACTTTTTAAAACTTTTATTGAAGGTATTGTTTGCTCTGATTGTTATACAGGTGCTGAGGGCGAGCTTAATGAGTGTGCTGTGGTTTGGAGTTCCCCACCCACCAAATGATCTGGTAACCTTCCAGATATTCAATGGCCTGAGCTTTATAATGGTTGGAGTGATCCTTCTTTTTTACTTCAAACCATCACTCAAGGAATTAGGCCTTAACTGGGATGATATCAAACCTAAAACCAGAAATCTGTACATATTAGGGGTTTCTCTTCTGATTGCAATGGCTTTGATTCCATACACCTTTGCATGGGAAACCGACGTCCTGGTGCTGGGTATTGTATTCGGACTTTTAACCCCTGCATTTGAAGAATTCCTCTTCAGGGGTTACATCTGGAATAGTATTCAGGGTTCTGTGGAAATGGTGAACCCCCAGATTATCACATGGTTGGCAGTCACCATACTCTTCAGCGTATGGCACATTGGGTACCTAGATGTCTTTTTGATTCATCCAATGGGCTTGACCAATCTACCAATGATATTAGTGTCTAAAATGGCAATTGGATTAATATTAGGGGCCATAGTTGGTTTCTTACGTATGAAAACAGGTAAGACATATGCATCATTCCTTTTCCATGGATTTTGGAATGTGTTCGCCCCTTAA
- a CDS encoding flavodoxin family protein yields MKTAVIYYSSHHGNTLKIAEKFSESFEGNLFEYKDVDGYNTVEYDLIGFGSGIYHGKPANEFLEFLDELPDVKNVKAFVFTTSGRGSEKYNIPLKEKLEEKGFEVVGEFSCKAFDTWGPLKIIGGKNKGKPDENDFRRVKEFANELKERLNF; encoded by the coding sequence ATGAAAACAGCAGTTATATACTACTCATCACATCATGGAAACACTTTAAAGATTGCAGAAAAGTTCTCTGAATCTTTTGAAGGGAATTTATTTGAATACAAAGATGTTGATGGTTACAACACGGTTGAATATGATTTGATTGGATTTGGATCTGGAATTTATCATGGAAAACCTGCAAATGAGTTTCTAGAATTTCTGGATGAACTTCCAGATGTTAAGAACGTAAAGGCATTTGTTTTCACAACCAGCGGGAGAGGAAGCGAAAAGTACAACATTCCACTCAAGGAAAAACTGGAAGAAAAGGGCTTTGAGGTTGTTGGAGAATTTTCATGCAAGGCCTTTGATACATGGGGGCCCCTGAAGATTATAGGTGGTAAAAACAAAGGAAAACCTGATGAAAACGATTTTAGAAGGGTAAAAGAATTTGCAAATGAACTTAAAGAACGTTTAAATTTTTGA
- a CDS encoding DUF2178 domain-containing protein: protein MDKKIYQYSRMFIILVVAALVAAAVTVGNLLLAFITLLLGFLVSYFIKKNVYEVTADERTALVANKASRMAMLSFLTIITVMGIGLLTLKNSFPQFTQVGFTLADASCLLLLLYSGFYIYYNKKHG from the coding sequence ATGGACAAAAAAATCTACCAATACTCAAGAATGTTTATAATACTTGTTGTGGCTGCACTGGTTGCAGCAGCAGTCACAGTTGGAAACCTGCTCCTGGCATTCATAACCCTACTTCTGGGTTTTTTAGTATCTTACTTCATCAAGAAAAATGTTTATGAAGTAACTGCAGATGAGAGAACAGCTCTTGTGGCTAACAAAGCTTCAAGGATGGCAATGCTTTCGTTTCTGACCATAATCACAGTTATGGGAATTGGGCTTTTGACACTCAAGAACAGTTTTCCTCAATTCACCCAGGTGGGATTCACCCTTGCAGATGCATCCTGCCTTCTACTCCTCTTATACAGTGGATTCTACATCTACTACAACAAAAAACATGGATAG